The following are from one region of the Methanospirillum hungatei genome:
- a CDS encoding PKD domain-containing protein, which produces MASHIQSPFIERTWQRPLGGTDTDKVWSSLQSIDGGFIIGGYTWSNDGDVSGNHGKVDAWIVKLNDAGTLVWQKCYGGSDYDGTLSIIQTSDGGFLLTGSTGSNDGDVSGNHGRDDLWVVKIDSMGNIIWQKCLGGTDDESASSVVETNDGGFLVAGNTRSNDGDVSGNHGEEDFWVVKLDNTGNIIWQKCLGGSDYDEANSVYQTHDGNYLIGGMTYSSDGDVTNNHGWSDYWIVKIDQSGNILWEKSFGGSSSDAAFQIIETFDEKYIVAGGSLSTDGDVTSNHGFVDYWLVKLDSDGSIIWDKSFGGTSLDVPMSIIQTFDKGFLVCGYTMSNDDDVSGNHGSSDYWIIKLDNYGNLLWQECLGGSYYDDAYSITPLSDGRYLIAGDTSSNDGDVSGNHGWEDFWVVMVTPLHTIESSSDSWSVVHPYGNQSYIENSDANYLTQGKPGAILDDVIVNGTSQGPLLNYTFSSIEKNHTISTNGSPIPGQIHAMFQISNPIGTNPLNVIFIDLSVGNPTSWEWQFGDGSISYKQNPEHEYKVPGTYTVSLRAFNEKTGGYTVCNGCVTVNP; this is translated from the coding sequence ATGGCCTCTCATATACAGAGCCCGTTTATTGAACGAACCTGGCAGAGACCTCTTGGTGGAACAGATACTGACAAGGTATGGTCATCGCTCCAATCAATTGACGGGGGATTTATAATTGGTGGGTATACGTGGTCCAATGATGGTGATGTTTCCGGAAATCATGGAAAGGTAGATGCATGGATCGTTAAATTGAATGATGCCGGTACTCTTGTCTGGCAGAAATGCTATGGTGGCTCTGATTATGATGGTACCCTGTCAATAATTCAGACATCAGATGGAGGTTTTTTACTCACTGGATCCACAGGTTCCAATGATGGTGATGTATCTGGAAACCATGGTCGGGATGACTTGTGGGTAGTAAAGATTGACAGTATGGGCAATATTATCTGGCAGAAATGTCTTGGTGGCACAGATGATGAAAGTGCATCTTCAGTAGTTGAAACAAATGATGGAGGATTTTTAGTTGCCGGGAATACTCGGTCCAATGATGGAGATGTTTCTGGAAATCATGGCGAAGAAGACTTTTGGGTAGTAAAATTAGATAATACCGGTAATATCATCTGGCAAAAATGTCTTGGTGGATCTGATTATGATGAAGCGAATTCAGTATATCAGACGCACGATGGAAATTATTTAATTGGAGGAATGACTTATTCATCAGACGGAGATGTTACCAATAATCATGGTTGGAGTGATTACTGGATAGTAAAAATTGATCAATCCGGTAATATTCTTTGGGAAAAATCATTTGGCGGTTCATCGAGTGATGCTGCATTTCAAATAATAGAAACCTTTGATGAAAAATATATCGTTGCTGGAGGCTCACTTTCGACTGATGGTGATGTCACATCTAATCATGGTTTTGTTGATTACTGGCTTGTGAAATTGGACTCTGATGGTTCAATAATTTGGGATAAATCTTTTGGAGGAACTTCATTAGATGTTCCTATGTCAATTATTCAAACGTTTGATAAAGGATTTCTAGTTTGTGGGTATACTATGTCCAATGATGATGATGTCTCAGGAAACCATGGTTCGAGTGATTACTGGATAATAAAGCTTGATAATTACGGAAACCTTCTCTGGCAGGAATGCTTGGGAGGTTCATATTATGATGATGCATATAGTATAACACCTTTATCAGATGGAAGATATCTGATTGCAGGAGATACCTCTTCCAATGATGGTGATGTTTCCGGAAATCATGGGTGGGAAGACTTCTGGGTAGTAATGGTAACTCCTCTCCACACGATAGAATCATCATCTGATTCATGGTCGGTAGTTCATCCATATGGGAATCAGTCGTATATCGAAAATTCAGATGCCAATTATTTGACTCAGGGAAAACCAGGTGCAATACTTGATGATGTGATAGTAAATGGAACTTCACAAGGGCCGTTATTGAACTATACCTTTTCATCAATTGAAAAAAATCACACAATAAGCACGAATGGAAGTCCCATACCCGGCCAGATTCATGCTATGTTTCAAATTTCTAATCCTATCGGGACGAATCCATTAAATGTAATTTTTATTGATTTATCGGTGGGAAACCCTACTTCCTGGGAGTGGCAGTTTGGAGATGGTTCGATATCTTATAAGCAAAATCCGGAACATGAATATAAAGTTCCGGGAACCTATACTGTAAGTCTTCGTGCCTTTAATGAAAAAACCGGAGGTTATACTGTTTGTAATGGGTGTGTAACGGTGAATCCATGA
- a CDS encoding PKD domain-containing protein yields MRISLSCVIVCICFFMAGFGFVSADNISQGTEVNNSSIHSGINNELWRSEQSAYSDSLLHETLLSPSMNSNKTSNISSNFLSDLDMRSGTRLPEFKVDWDRSLGGSKDEMTYSAAQTADGGYIVAGYTYSEDGDIKEFFGGWDIWIAKLDSARNLEWAKSLGGSGDDYAMSVIQNNAGEYLIAGYTDSTDGDITTNHGGFDYWVIKLDTHGNLIWQKCLGGSKTDEARSIKQTSDGGYLIGGYTWSDDGDVSGHIGTYDYWIVKLNSSGKILWNKCLGGSSWDYAVSAIETVDKGYFIGGESLSRNGNVTGNHGGFDYWVVKLNSQGELVFEKSLGGSKDELLNSAIQTRDGGYLLIGSTESNDGNVTGNHGGLDYWIVKLDSAGLIEWQKCFGGSSYEKAYSAVMSPTGGYAVAGSTHSTDGDVSENHGAQDYWLISINSLGTLEWEKCFGGSNYDYGFNLILNTDQSYCITGISESIDGDVSGNHGWWDYWLVQVSVWYSVESASDEWSIVYPHGNLSYIEGSNAAYITQGKPGAILDDVIVNGTSQGPLLNYTFQSIASNHSIHTYGNPVKDQVHVMFNITPTSGMHPLDVTFSDMSLGNPTSWFWQFGDGGTSIEKEPSHTYRNPGSYTVSLQAFNNQTSGFNSCTGCIEVN; encoded by the coding sequence ATGAGAATTTCCTTATCTTGTGTTATTGTCTGTATATGCTTTTTTATGGCAGGATTTGGATTTGTATCTGCAGATAATATTAGTCAGGGTACAGAGGTGAATAACTCATCAATTCATTCTGGTATTAATAATGAATTATGGAGGAGTGAGCAATCAGCTTATTCTGATTCTCTATTGCATGAAACACTTCTGTCTCCGTCGATGAATAGCAATAAAACATCAAATATATCAAGTAATTTTTTATCCGACTTGGATATGCGATCTGGGACACGGTTGCCTGAATTTAAGGTGGATTGGGATAGGAGTTTAGGTGGTTCAAAAGATGAGATGACCTACTCAGCGGCACAGACTGCAGATGGTGGTTACATTGTTGCAGGATACACATATTCTGAAGATGGCGATATCAAAGAATTTTTTGGCGGATGGGATATTTGGATCGCAAAATTGGATTCTGCAAGAAACCTTGAATGGGCAAAATCTCTCGGAGGTTCCGGGGATGATTATGCGATGTCAGTTATTCAAAATAATGCGGGTGAATATCTGATTGCCGGATATACTGACTCTACAGATGGAGATATCACTACAAACCATGGTGGATTTGACTATTGGGTGATAAAACTAGATACTCATGGTAATCTCATATGGCAGAAATGTCTTGGTGGATCAAAAACGGATGAGGCAAGATCTATAAAACAGACTTCAGATGGGGGATACCTCATAGGTGGATACACCTGGTCTGATGATGGTGATGTGTCCGGACATATCGGTACATATGACTATTGGATAGTGAAATTAAATTCATCGGGAAAGATTCTCTGGAATAAGTGTCTTGGTGGGTCAAGCTGGGATTATGCTGTTTCTGCTATAGAAACTGTTGATAAGGGATACTTTATTGGAGGAGAATCTCTATCGCGAAATGGAAATGTTACAGGAAATCATGGTGGATTTGACTATTGGGTGGTGAAACTGAATAGCCAGGGTGAATTGGTCTTTGAGAAATCTCTTGGGGGATCGAAGGATGAGCTACTGAACTCTGCGATCCAGACACGTGACGGTGGATATTTGCTTATTGGGAGCACAGAATCCAATGATGGCAATGTAACTGGTAACCACGGAGGATTAGATTACTGGATTGTTAAACTTGATTCAGCAGGATTGATTGAGTGGCAGAAGTGTTTTGGTGGTTCATCTTATGAAAAGGCTTATTCAGCAGTAATGAGTCCTACCGGGGGATACGCTGTGGCAGGGTCCACTCATTCAACTGATGGTGACGTGAGCGAAAATCATGGGGCCCAAGATTACTGGCTAATTTCAATAAATTCTTTAGGAACACTGGAATGGGAAAAGTGTTTTGGAGGATCAAATTATGATTATGGTTTTAATCTCATTCTGAACACAGATCAGAGTTATTGTATCACTGGTATCTCTGAATCCATTGATGGTGATGTATCAGGAAACCATGGTTGGTGGGATTACTGGCTTGTCCAGGTAAGCGTTTGGTACTCGGTTGAATCTGCTTCAGATGAATGGTCAATTGTGTATCCCCATGGAAACCTGTCATATATTGAAGGAAGTAATGCAGCATATATTACTCAAGGGAAACCAGGTGCAATACTTGATGATGTGATAGTAAATGGAACTTCACAAGGGCCGTTATTGAACTATACCTTCCAATCTATTGCATCTAATCACTCTATTCATACATATGGTAATCCTGTAAAAGATCAAGTCCATGTAATGTTTAATATTACTCCTACTTCCGGGATGCATCCCCTGGATGTTACATTCTCTGATATGTCATTAGGAAATCCTACTTCTTGGTTTTGGCAGTTTGGTGATGGTGGAACATCAATCGAAAAAGAGCCATCTCATACGTATAGAAATCCTGGATCTTATACCGTATCACTTCAGGCTTTCAATAATCAAACCAGCGGATTTAACTCTTGTACTGGTTGCATTGAAGTAAATTAA
- a CDS encoding right-handed parallel beta-helix repeat-containing protein: protein MIKKKGWIVLLISFFAFISLNGSATPLYPEYVVQADGTELIPGHSGPDYIFSGTYENGHIIISGAGSYVLSDNLAYSGSDAAIIINGSDIHLNGNEPELSGNDGTGIISNSHAAYARVENFTSISGFETGMILYGNYCDVIKNNVSFNSGNGVYVKGNNNTISNNIIKGNTYSGINTTSIYHIFSDNLIADNGRNGINSQDFVEITGNEIFGNGRDGVLVWNNATVSDNIISHNIRYGIKATNYVDFFSNLVESNGNDGISTGRFSTIHGNTVLNNKGSGIFTGHTTTLADNVVSGNQKYGIWLGNMVSVKNCTIYNNQYGGLIAGNNADVRDNNVFENQGIGIDLSNFVTIINNSVSNNLYSGIFTLRSSEIHNNTITHNGDCGINGWGNSNISKNFIDDNWIGIYLPDNSVNIHVNQNQILSSGDCGIFIDSGGWDEGSGFIYDNYLGNLVNIGGSGTLSYYGWTNPKGPEPGLNIINGPNIAGNYWSNLTRSGWSDLQEPIKEGYSSTSYELIPNSGVYDIAPLVRSLYDISASGDAWTYPSPSGEVLAPRFSNASFLNFAKPGAELENITVDHDWKGPILNWTFFDVDGNHEIQTIGSPIPGQIHTRFDMFPKNGNPPQKVQFIDLSVGDPTSWYWQFGDGESSTEKDPVHQYTNPGTFTVSLRVYNDGTGGYSVCNNCITVQ, encoded by the coding sequence ATGATAAAAAAAAAGGGATGGATTGTGCTGTTGATAAGCTTCTTCGCATTTATCTCCTTAAATGGAAGTGCTACACCACTCTATCCGGAGTATGTAGTTCAGGCAGATGGAACTGAACTCATTCCCGGTCATAGTGGACCTGATTATATTTTTTCTGGAACATATGAAAACGGTCACATTATCATTTCCGGAGCTGGTTCATATGTTCTTTCAGATAATCTGGCATATTCCGGTTCTGATGCTGCAATAATTATAAATGGCTCGGATATTCATTTGAATGGAAATGAGCCTGAATTATCCGGAAATGACGGTACAGGTATTATATCCAACTCACATGCAGCTTATGCAAGGGTGGAAAATTTCACTTCTATTTCCGGATTTGAAACCGGAATGATATTATATGGTAATTATTGTGATGTTATAAAAAATAATGTCAGCTTCAATTCCGGCAATGGAGTTTATGTAAAGGGGAATAATAATACAATATCTAACAATATTATCAAAGGAAATACATATTCTGGAATCAACACAACAAGTATTTATCACATCTTTTCTGATAACCTGATTGCAGATAATGGACGAAACGGGATTAATAGTCAGGATTTTGTTGAAATAACAGGAAATGAAATTTTCGGAAATGGAAGAGATGGCGTTTTAGTATGGAATAATGCAACGGTTTCTGATAATATTATCTCTCATAATATCAGGTATGGAATTAAAGCAACAAACTATGTGGATTTTTTCTCTAATTTAGTTGAATCAAATGGTAATGATGGCATATCAACGGGGAGATTTTCGACGATTCATGGTAATACTGTCTTAAATAATAAAGGTTCAGGAATTTTTACCGGCCATACAACTACTCTTGCAGATAATGTTGTTTCAGGTAATCAGAAATATGGTATCTGGTTAGGCAATATGGTCAGTGTAAAAAATTGTACCATATACAATAATCAATATGGCGGTTTAATTGCAGGAAATAATGCGGATGTCAGAGATAATAATGTATTTGAAAACCAGGGGATAGGCATAGATCTTTCGAATTTTGTGACTATTATTAATAATTCTGTTAGTAATAATCTATATTCTGGTATATTCACACTCCGTTCATCAGAAATTCACAATAATACTATTACCCATAATGGTGATTGTGGAATTAATGGATGGGGTAATTCAAACATTTCAAAAAATTTCATTGATGATAATTGGATTGGTATTTATCTTCCGGATAATAGTGTGAATATTCATGTGAATCAAAATCAGATCCTGTCTTCTGGTGATTGCGGCATTTTTATTGATTCAGGTGGATGGGATGAGGGTTCGGGCTTTATTTATGATAATTATCTCGGTAATTTAGTGAATATTGGAGGCTCCGGGACGTTATCATATTATGGTTGGACAAATCCCAAAGGGCCAGAACCGGGATTGAACATTATTAATGGACCGAATATTGCTGGAAATTACTGGAGTAACTTGACGAGAAGTGGCTGGTCTGACTTGCAGGAACCTATAAAAGAGGGATATTCGTCGACTTCGTATGAATTAATTCCTAACTCCGGTGTTTATGATATTGCTCCTCTTGTCCGGAGCCTCTATGACATATCTGCTTCGGGTGATGCCTGGACATATCCTTCACCATCAGGTGAAGTATTAGCACCTCGTTTTTCAAACGCATCATTCTTAAATTTTGCAAAACCTGGTGCCGAATTGGAAAATATTACCGTAGATCATGATTGGAAAGGTCCGATTTTAAATTGGACATTTTTTGATGTTGACGGTAATCATGAGATTCAGACAATTGGAAGTCCAATTCCGGGACAAATTCATACACGATTTGATATGTTTCCAAAGAATGGTAATCCTCCCCAGAAAGTACAGTTTATTGATTTATCTGTTGGGGATCCAACCTCCTGGTACTGGCAGTTTGGCGACGGGGAGAGTTCGACTGAAAAGGATCCGGTTCACCAGTATACCAATCCGGGAACGTTTACGGTCTCACTCCGTGTATATAATGATGGAACCGGAGGGTATTCAGTCTGTAATAATTGTATTACAGTTCAATAG